A part of Halobaculum sp. MBLA0143 genomic DNA contains:
- a CDS encoding 1,4-dihydroxy-2-naphthoate polyprenyltransferase: MSTTEEVSRSRAWLMAARPQTLPAAAAPVVVGVGLAVGRGVFRPLPALAALVGAALIQVGTNFANDYYDAVKGADTDEREGFTRVTADGLIEPPSVKRAMWLTFAAAVGVGTYLVAVGGLPILVIGLLSVASGIAYTGGPYPLGYHGLGDLFVFVFFGLVAVAGTYYVQAAAALAPAFWRLVPSPELVPLAAVVAGIPVAAVSTNILVVNNVRDREEDATTGKRTLAVRYGYGFARGEFLTLLGAAYTVPAVFALAGQPTALLPFVTLPYAALIARTVVTETAGEALNPALESTGKLLAAYAALFAVGLAV, translated from the coding sequence ATGAGTACGACCGAGGAGGTGTCCCGGTCGCGGGCGTGGCTGATGGCCGCCCGGCCGCAGACGCTGCCGGCGGCGGCGGCGCCGGTCGTGGTGGGCGTCGGGCTCGCGGTCGGCAGGGGTGTGTTCCGGCCACTGCCGGCGCTGGCGGCGCTCGTCGGCGCGGCGCTGATCCAGGTGGGCACCAACTTCGCCAACGACTACTACGACGCGGTGAAGGGGGCAGACACGGACGAGCGGGAGGGGTTCACCCGTGTGACCGCCGACGGGCTGATCGAGCCCCCCAGCGTGAAACGGGCGATGTGGCTGACGTTCGCGGCCGCAGTCGGTGTCGGGACGTACCTCGTCGCCGTCGGCGGGCTGCCGATCCTGGTGATCGGCCTGTTGTCAGTCGCCTCTGGAATCGCCTACACCGGCGGTCCCTACCCGTTGGGCTACCACGGGCTGGGTGACCTGTTCGTGTTCGTCTTCTTCGGGCTCGTCGCCGTCGCCGGCACCTACTACGTCCAGGCGGCGGCGGCGTTGGCGCCCGCCTTCTGGCGGCTCGTGCCGTCGCCGGAGCTCGTGCCGCTCGCGGCCGTCGTCGCCGGGATTCCGGTCGCGGCCGTCTCGACGAACATCCTCGTCGTCAACAACGTCCGCGACCGGGAGGAGGACGCCACCACGGGCAAACGGACGCTGGCGGTACGGTACGGCTACGGCTTCGCCCGCGGGGAGTTCCTGACGCTCCTGGGGGCGGCGTACACCGTTCCGGCCGTGTTCGCGCTCGCGGGCCAGCCGACCGCGCTGCTCCCGTTCGTGACGCTGCCGTACGCCGCGCTGATCGCCCGGACGGTGGTGACGGAGACGGCGGGCGAGGCGCTCAACCCCGCGCTGGAGTCGACCGGGAAGCTGTTGGCCGCCTACGCCGCCCTGTTCGCCGTGGGGCTGGCGGTGTGA
- a CDS encoding mandelate racemase/muconate lactonizing enzyme family protein, whose protein sequence is MTVTPTWRTRSFSLPLASPLGTANGEIRRREGLLVGVDGDCADGGDSVGVGEATPLPGWTESLADCRAALQAATGGDGAPVSPRRGRLPGPETPAARFAVTLAHRDRLARRRGVSVAATLATDPPATVPANATVGDGDRETTVAAARGAVAAGFETLKLKIGARDPATDRERVRAVADAVGEASGATADPDSPGPTLRADANGAWNRATARETLSALEGVVAYVEQPVPATDLTGLAALRGVGAPVAADEALAEHGPTAVLTADAADVLVCKPQALGGLERTLGVARTAAVRGVDTVVTTTVDGAVARTAATHLAAAVTATTGRTRAHGLATGDLLARDVQTPDGEPIPDPVPVSDGRVPVPTGPGLAGDTFASVV, encoded by the coding sequence GTGACCGTGACGCCGACCTGGCGCACGCGGTCGTTCTCGCTGCCGTTGGCGTCGCCGCTGGGGACCGCGAACGGGGAGATCAGGCGCCGCGAGGGGCTGCTCGTCGGCGTCGACGGCGACTGCGCCGACGGCGGCGATTCGGTCGGCGTCGGCGAGGCGACGCCACTCCCCGGGTGGACGGAGTCGCTCGCGGACTGCCGGGCGGCGTTGCAGGCCGCGACGGGGGGCGACGGCGCTCCCGTCTCGCCGCGTCGGGGCCGACTGCCCGGCCCGGAGACCCCGGCCGCGCGCTTCGCCGTGACGCTCGCGCACCGGGACCGACTGGCCCGCCGCCGGGGAGTGTCCGTCGCGGCGACGCTGGCGACCGACCCACCGGCGACGGTGCCGGCGAACGCGACCGTCGGTGACGGCGACCGGGAGACGACGGTCGCGGCCGCCCGCGGGGCGGTCGCGGCGGGGTTCGAGACGCTGAAGCTGAAGATCGGCGCCCGCGACCCGGCGACGGACCGCGAGCGCGTCCGAGCGGTCGCGGACGCCGTCGGCGAGGCGTCGGGTGCGACCGCCGACCCGGACTCCCCCGGGCCGACGCTGCGGGCGGACGCCAACGGCGCCTGGAACCGCGCGACGGCCCGCGAGACGCTCTCGGCGTTGGAGGGGGTCGTCGCCTACGTCGAACAGCCGGTGCCGGCGACGGACCTGACGGGGCTGGCGGCGCTGCGGGGGGTCGGCGCCCCGGTCGCGGCCGACGAGGCGTTGGCGGAACACGGACCGACGGCGGTGCTGACGGCAGACGCGGCCGACGTACTCGTCTGCAAGCCACAGGCGCTCGGCGGGCTCGAACGGACGCTCGGGGTCGCGCGGACGGCCGCCGTCCGGGGCGTCGACACGGTCGTCACGACGACCGTCGACGGCGCGGTCGCACGGACCGCGGCGACACACCTCGCGGCCGCGGTCACGGCGACGACCGGGCGGACTCGCGCCCACGGACTGGCCACCGGTGACCTGCTCGCGCGGGACGTACAGACGCCGGACGGAGAGCCGATTCCGGACCCGGTTCCGGTCTCGGACGGTCGCGTCCCGGTGCCGACGGGACCGGGGCTGGCGGGCGACACGTTCGCGTCGGTGGTGTGA
- a CDS encoding DUF5786 family protein — translation MGFGSYDESEQERQQSEDGPGDEATVDVHQNDHDGDVNFETDESTSDLVSKLQDMKDEEDED, via the coding sequence ATGGGCTTCGGAAGCTACGACGAGTCCGAGCAGGAACGCCAGCAGTCCGAGGACGGTCCGGGCGACGAGGCGACCGTCGACGTCCACCAGAACGACCACGACGGCGACGTGAACTTCGAGACGGACGAGTCCACGTCCGACCTCGTCTCGAAGCTCCAGGACATGAAAGACGAAGAAGACGAGGACTGA
- a CDS encoding carbohydrate kinase family protein, with protein sequence MQETLVVGETIVDMHPDGPGSLAARETFHRRPGGAPANVAVGLARLGAPPAFWTRLGEDGLGEFLAGTLADEGVPDDLVQRDEDAPTGLAVVSADDDGDRGFVLYLDGTATTRLQPGRVGDDRLAATEWLHLGGVELAHEPARSAVFDLLERAPPDTTVSLDPNARPQLWTSFDYADTLSRVLPDVDVLVASVEDLRPAGYDGDPVGVAARVADAGPHTALVTRGADGAVAHATPAAPWGPAETAHEGFPADVVDTTGAGDAFTAGVVHALGNGRPLSDALRFADAVAAESTTARGAMAALPDRAAVERLLE encoded by the coding sequence GTGCAGGAGACACTCGTCGTCGGCGAGACCATCGTCGACATGCACCCGGACGGACCGGGGTCGCTCGCGGCACGGGAGACGTTCCACCGCCGCCCGGGCGGCGCCCCGGCGAACGTGGCGGTCGGACTCGCCAGGCTCGGGGCCCCGCCGGCGTTCTGGACACGACTGGGCGAAGACGGACTCGGGGAGTTCCTCGCGGGCACGCTCGCCGACGAAGGGGTTCCCGACGACCTCGTACAACGGGACGAGGACGCCCCAACGGGACTGGCCGTCGTCTCGGCCGACGACGACGGCGACCGTGGATTCGTGCTCTACCTCGACGGCACCGCCACCACCCGGCTCCAGCCCGGCCGCGTCGGCGACGACCGACTCGCGGCCACGGAGTGGCTCCACCTCGGCGGCGTGGAGCTGGCCCACGAGCCCGCCCGGAGCGCCGTGTTCGACCTCCTGGAGCGGGCGCCTCCGGACACGACCGTGTCGCTCGACCCGAACGCCCGCCCACAGCTGTGGACCTCCTTCGACTACGCCGACACGCTCTCCCGCGTCCTCCCGGACGTAGACGTACTCGTCGCCTCCGTCGAGGACCTCCGGCCGGCCGGCTACGACGGCGACCCCGTCGGCGTCGCCGCGCGCGTCGCCGACGCCGGCCCGCACACGGCGCTCGTCACCCGCGGCGCGGACGGCGCCGTCGCCCACGCGACCCCGGCGGCACCGTGGGGCCCCGCCGAGACGGCCCACGAGGGGTTCCCGGCGGACGTCGTCGACACCACCGGCGCGGGCGACGCCTTCACCGCGGGCGTCGTCCACGCGCTCGGGAACGGACGACCGCTGTCGGACGCGCTCCGGTTCGCCGACGCCGTCGCCGCCGAGTCCACCACGGCCCGCGGCGCGATGGCGGCGCTCCCCGACCGTGCGGCCGTCGAACGGCTGCTGGAGTGA
- the gap gene encoding type I glyceraldehyde-3-phosphate dehydrogenase: MSKSGLAAATDVDDPVRVGLNGFGRIGRNVLRAVATEPRIELVGINDVMDPEDMQYLGKYDTVMGRLDLELSDGALVMGDTSVPIHDEQDPAALPWGDEDVDVALECTGVFRTREDAARHLDAGAETVVISAPPKGDEYVKQIVYGVNHDEYDGERVVSNASCTTNSVTPVAKVLDESFGIDSGTLTTVHAYTGSQNLVDGPKGKTRRGRAAAENIVPTSTGAAQAATQILPQLEGKLDGMAMRVPVPNGSLTEVVVDLDANPTTTEINDAFRAAADSGPLAGVLGYTDDEVVSSDIVGLPFSSMVDLQSTNVVGDDGLVKVLTWYDNEFGFSNRMLDVATLLTDD; encoded by the coding sequence ATGAGTAAATCAGGCCTGGCAGCGGCGACAGACGTGGACGATCCGGTACGAGTGGGACTCAACGGGTTCGGCCGGATCGGTCGCAACGTGTTGCGGGCGGTTGCGACGGAGCCGCGGATCGAACTGGTCGGCATCAACGACGTGATGGACCCCGAGGACATGCAGTACCTCGGGAAGTACGACACGGTGATGGGGCGACTGGATCTGGAACTGTCGGACGGCGCGCTCGTGATGGGCGACACGTCCGTGCCGATCCACGACGAGCAGGACCCCGCCGCGCTGCCGTGGGGTGACGAGGACGTGGACGTGGCCTTGGAGTGTACGGGCGTGTTCCGGACGCGCGAGGACGCCGCACGGCACCTGGACGCGGGCGCAGAGACGGTCGTCATCTCGGCGCCGCCGAAGGGCGACGAGTACGTCAAGCAGATCGTCTACGGCGTCAACCACGACGAGTACGACGGCGAACGGGTGGTGTCGAACGCCTCCTGCACCACCAACTCCGTCACCCCGGTGGCGAAGGTGTTAGACGAGTCGTTCGGTATCGACTCCGGGACGCTGACGACGGTCCACGCCTACACCGGCAGCCAGAACCTCGTCGACGGGCCGAAGGGGAAGACCCGCCGAGGTCGGGCGGCCGCCGAGAACATCGTCCCGACCTCCACGGGCGCCGCACAGGCTGCCACCCAGATCCTCCCGCAGCTGGAGGGGAAGCTGGACGGGATGGCGATGCGGGTGCCCGTCCCCAACGGCTCGCTCACGGAGGTGGTCGTGGACTTGGACGCGAACCCCACGACGACGGAGATCAACGACGCGTTCCGGGCGGCCGCAGACAGCGGCCCGCTAGCGGGCGTACTGGGCTACACCGACGACGAAGTGGTGTCCTCGGACATCGTCGGTCTCCCCTTCTCCTCGATGGTCGACCTCCAGTCGACGAACGTCGTCGGCGACGACGGGCTGGTGAAGGTGTTGACCTGGTACGACAACGAGTTCGGCTTCTCCAACCGGATGCTGGACGTGGCGACGCTGCTGACCGACGACTGA
- a CDS encoding nucleoside triphosphate pyrophosphohydrolase, with the protein MRDEIPRVIREDGATPVTDRVDGEAYERRLAAKLREEAAEFAADRDPEELADVVEVVETLLDAVGRERVAAARRRKATERGRFEEGVVLERVE; encoded by the coding sequence GTGCGCGACGAGATTCCGCGGGTGATCCGCGAGGACGGCGCGACGCCCGTCACCGACCGCGTCGACGGGGAGGCCTACGAGCGCCGGCTCGCCGCGAAGCTGCGCGAGGAGGCCGCGGAGTTCGCGGCCGACCGCGACCCGGAGGAGCTGGCGGACGTAGTCGAGGTGGTGGAGACGCTCCTCGACGCCGTCGGCCGGGAGCGTGTCGCCGCCGCTCGCCGGCGGAAGGCGACCGAACGGGGCCGGTTCGAGGAGGGGGTGGTGTTGGAGCGCGTAGAGTGA
- a CDS encoding aminopeptidase: MDPRIREHAQTVVDHSLDLSAGDDLVIRLPAEAEEFAVALHEIAGDRGANPIYLNNSSRARRAYLRAREDDFETPDHHLALNEAADAFVISRGGHNATEQSDVPPDTTAGFNRANKPVQEARLEADWCLTQFPTTDRAQLAGMSTEAYENFVYDAVSLDWDEQREFQSQMVEILDDAREVRIRSGDETDVTMSVAGNETINDYGRANLPGGEVFTAPVRDSVNGTVHFDLPLYRQGREIEHARVRFEDGRVVSFSAERNEDVLAGVFDTDENARYLGELGIGMNRAIDQFTYNMLFDEKMGDTVHMAVGSAYPATVGEENVVNESAEHVDMIVDMSDDSVIEVDGDVVQRDGEFVFE; the protein is encoded by the coding sequence ATGGACCCACGCATCCGCGAACACGCCCAGACGGTCGTCGACCACTCGTTGGACCTGTCTGCAGGCGACGATCTGGTGATTCGACTGCCGGCCGAGGCGGAGGAGTTCGCCGTCGCGCTCCACGAGATCGCGGGCGACCGCGGCGCCAACCCGATCTACCTCAACAACTCCTCTCGCGCCCGTCGGGCGTACCTCCGTGCCCGGGAGGACGACTTCGAGACGCCCGATCACCACCTCGCGCTCAACGAGGCCGCAGACGCGTTCGTCATCTCCCGCGGCGGTCACAACGCCACGGAGCAGAGCGACGTGCCGCCCGACACCACGGCCGGGTTCAACCGCGCGAACAAGCCGGTTCAGGAGGCACGGCTGGAGGCGGACTGGTGTCTCACCCAGTTCCCGACGACCGACCGCGCGCAGTTGGCCGGGATGTCGACGGAGGCGTACGAGAACTTCGTGTACGACGCCGTCTCGTTGGACTGGGACGAACAACGGGAGTTCCAGTCGCAGATGGTGGAGATCCTCGACGACGCCCGAGAGGTCCGGATCCGCTCGGGCGACGAGACGGACGTGACGATGTCCGTCGCGGGCAACGAGACGATCAACGACTACGGGCGTGCGAACCTCCCGGGCGGCGAGGTGTTCACCGCCCCCGTCCGCGACAGCGTGAACGGGACCGTCCACTTCGACCTCCCCCTCTACCGCCAGGGCCGCGAGATCGAGCACGCCCGCGTCCGGTTCGAGGACGGGCGTGTGGTCTCCTTCTCCGCCGAGCGCAACGAGGACGTGCTCGCGGGCGTGTTCGACACGGACGAGAACGCCCGGTACCTCGGAGAGCTCGGAATCGGGATGAACCGTGCGATCGACCAGTTCACCTACAACATGTTGTTCGACGAGAAGATGGGCGACACCGTCCACATGGCCGTCGGCTCGGCGTACCCGGCCACCGTCGGCGAGGAGAACGTCGTCAACGAGTCGGCCGAACACGTCGACATGATCGTCGACATGAGCGACGACTCCGTGATCGAGGTGGACGGCGACGTGGTCCAACGGGACGGCGAGTTCGTCTTCGAGTAG
- a CDS encoding AsnC family transcriptional regulator — MRELDETDVVILRLLAADSRRSYSEIGERVDLTPPAVSDRVSRLVDAGVINRFTIDVDHATLREGTPVLVRVTPADDPEAVREPLSSADATEHLFVTADGDVVAFARTATTAVHEWVTEVVDGDAVADVSVDLVADTEWTASVDPAGFAFDCAECGNTVTAEGQSTVVGDELKHFCCESCAAAFRERHARLEAAAADGES; from the coding sequence ATGCGAGAGCTCGACGAGACCGACGTGGTGATCTTACGCCTGCTGGCCGCAGACAGCCGACGGTCGTACAGCGAGATCGGCGAACGGGTCGACCTGACGCCGCCCGCGGTGTCCGACCGGGTGAGCCGGCTCGTGGACGCAGGTGTCATCAACCGGTTCACGATCGACGTCGACCACGCGACGCTCCGAGAGGGAACTCCGGTGCTCGTCCGCGTGACTCCCGCCGACGACCCCGAAGCCGTTCGAGAGCCGTTGTCGAGCGCCGACGCGACGGAACACCTGTTCGTCACGGCCGACGGCGACGTGGTGGCGTTCGCCCGCACGGCCACCACCGCCGTCCACGAGTGGGTGACGGAGGTCGTCGACGGGGACGCCGTCGCGGACGTGTCCGTCGACCTCGTCGCCGACACGGAGTGGACGGCGTCCGTCGACCCAGCCGGGTTCGCGTTCGACTGCGCGGAGTGTGGCAACACCGTCACCGCCGAGGGACAGAGCACCGTCGTCGGCGACGAACTCAAACACTTCTGTTGTGAGTCGTGTGCCGCCGCGTTCCGCGAACGACACGCGCGACTGGAGGCGGCCGCCGCCGACGGGGAGTCCTGA
- a CDS encoding HVO_2901 family zinc finger protein gives MPQLATREMGRDLLRCRKCGAEFPEGRATEDGWHYGCPEDGCDASGIGQGLKRVD, from the coding sequence ATGCCTCAACTGGCGACACGCGAGATGGGTCGGGATCTGCTTCGGTGCCGAAAGTGCGGCGCGGAGTTCCCGGAGGGTCGAGCGACGGAAGACGGCTGGCACTACGGCTGCCCGGAGGACGGCTGTGACGCCAGCGGAATCGGGCAGGGACTCAAACGCGTAGACTGA
- a CDS encoding ABC transporter ATP-binding protein gives MPPAITADGLSKRYGDTVAVESVDLEIDSGTVYGFLGPNGAGKTTTMRMLATLTTPTSGTATVAGHPVSDREAVVERIGYLPDQPPLFDELTAREQLEYTAGLRRLPASTADRIDRLLERFGLADDADRRIDDYSKGMKQKTGIIQAMLHEPAVLFLDEPTSGLDPRASRTVRDTIAELATGETTVFLSTHVLPVVDELADEVGVLSNGRVVAQGAPAELKRRAAAGDQRSLEDVFLDVTGEVDVAEATPVGEESS, from the coding sequence GTGCCCCCCGCAATCACCGCCGACGGGCTGTCGAAGCGCTACGGCGACACGGTCGCCGTCGAGTCCGTCGATCTCGAGATCGACTCCGGCACCGTCTACGGCTTTCTCGGGCCGAACGGCGCGGGCAAGACGACGACGATGCGGATGCTGGCGACACTGACGACCCCCACTTCCGGCACCGCGACCGTCGCCGGCCACCCGGTGTCCGACCGGGAGGCCGTCGTCGAGCGGATCGGCTACCTCCCGGACCAGCCGCCGTTGTTCGACGAGCTGACCGCCCGCGAGCAGCTGGAGTACACCGCCGGACTCCGTCGACTGCCGGCGTCGACCGCCGACCGGATCGACCGGCTGCTGGAACGGTTCGGGCTCGCGGACGACGCCGACCGCCGGATCGACGACTACTCCAAGGGGATGAAACAGAAGACCGGAATAATCCAGGCGATGCTCCACGAGCCGGCGGTGTTGTTCTTAGACGAGCCGACGAGCGGGCTGGACCCGCGCGCCTCTCGCACCGTCCGCGACACCATCGCCGAGCTGGCGACCGGTGAGACGACCGTGTTCCTGTCCACACACGTTCTCCCGGTGGTCGACGAACTCGCGGACGAGGTCGGGGTGTTGTCGAACGGCCGCGTGGTCGCCCAGGGAGCGCCCGCGGAGCTCAAGCGTCGGGCCGCCGCCGGCGACCAGCGCAGCCTGGAGGACGTGTTCTTGGACGTGACCGGCGAGGTGGACGTAGCCGAGGCAACGCCGGTCGGGGAGGAGTCGTCGTGA
- a CDS encoding DHH family phosphoesterase, producing the protein MGTCIICGMSTDGRICGSHDQDVVFEFKGTDPSLLRAGRFYRGTVDGYADFGVFVDLSSDVTGLLHRSELDRRLESLDWEPGDTVYVQVKNVRDNGNVDLSWSIRQAEREFRGSLVQDGDREREPTAIDETGDDEADDDEAEAEERHEQTEADEATADEADDDEADDDEAEAEERHEQTETDEPTADETGGEVDTEAGESPDGQVGGEPSPAEADRETADDTSFEFGSPAGGENGETVEETDASDDDAESVDDTESVDDDEVETETTDETDETDETDETDRVTVESLTDRVGETVRLEGEITDARQTSGPTVFELRDETGTVDCAAFVEAGVRAYPGIDVGETVRLDGEVERRQEEIQVETEALAALEDEDADAVRERLADAMRAKSRPDEVRALAAHPALDAVTEGLLDAAEAIHRAVLSDRPVVVRHAATTDGYVAGAAIERATLPLVRAEHPESDAEYHYFDRRPLDGSVYDMDAATNDTTRMLSDRERHGEKLPLVVLLGTGSTEESADGLGLLGVYGAERVVVDPRAGDAEVADSVETMVNPPATPEAPQLTTGALAATLSATVNPDVESELSHLPAITYWEEPPTAFADLASEAGYDTDHVADLRAAMALEAFYQRYEDKRELVADLLFGDDGDLAGHVADQFRERLDRELETANANIETRDGGDRTLRVLDAHAFAHQYDFPPTELLADELRRRHDDPVVVLGDDDLYVRANGDVDVRAVAATAADQVPDGGVTAAGVREGRIEYLRGRREAVRDAVLSAVAETAD; encoded by the coding sequence ATGGGTACGTGCATCATCTGTGGGATGTCCACCGACGGTCGGATCTGTGGTTCCCACGATCAAGACGTCGTCTTCGAGTTCAAGGGAACGGACCCCTCGTTGCTCCGTGCCGGTCGCTTCTACCGCGGTACGGTCGACGGCTACGCCGACTTCGGCGTGTTCGTCGACCTCTCGTCGGACGTGACCGGACTGCTCCACCGATCGGAGTTGGACCGACGGCTGGAGTCGCTCGACTGGGAGCCGGGTGACACCGTCTACGTGCAGGTCAAGAACGTCCGCGACAACGGGAACGTGGACCTGTCGTGGTCGATTCGGCAGGCGGAACGGGAGTTCCGCGGTTCGCTCGTCCAGGACGGCGACCGGGAACGCGAGCCGACCGCGATCGACGAGACCGGCGACGACGAGGCCGACGACGACGAGGCAGAGGCGGAGGAACGACACGAACAGACGGAGGCCGACGAGGCGACGGCCGACGAGGCCGACGACGACGAGGCCGACGACGACGAGGCAGAGGCGGAGGAACGACACGAACAGACGGAGACCGACGAGCCGACGGCCGACGAGACCGGCGGCGAAGTCGACACCGAGGCGGGCGAGAGCCCGGACGGCCAGGTCGGCGGCGAGCCGTCGCCGGCGGAGGCGGACCGAGAGACGGCCGACGACACGAGCTTCGAGTTCGGATCCCCGGCCGGCGGCGAGAACGGCGAGACGGTCGAGGAGACCGATGCGTCTGACGACGACGCCGAGTCCGTCGACGACACCGAGTCCGTCGACGACGACGAAGTCGAGACAGAGACGACCGACGAGACCGACGAGACCGACGAGACCGACGAGACCGACCGCGTGACGGTCGAGAGTCTCACGGACCGCGTCGGCGAGACGGTGCGACTGGAGGGTGAGATCACGGACGCCCGCCAGACGAGCGGGCCGACGGTGTTCGAGCTCCGCGACGAGACGGGGACGGTCGACTGTGCGGCGTTCGTCGAGGCGGGCGTGCGGGCGTACCCCGGCATCGACGTCGGCGAGACCGTCCGGCTGGACGGGGAAGTCGAGCGCCGTCAAGAGGAGATCCAGGTGGAGACGGAGGCGCTGGCGGCGTTGGAAGACGAGGACGCCGACGCCGTCCGCGAACGGCTCGCGGACGCGATGCGAGCGAAGAGCCGACCCGACGAGGTGCGGGCGTTGGCCGCTCACCCCGCTCTCGACGCCGTGACCGAGGGGCTGCTGGACGCCGCGGAGGCGATCCACCGCGCAGTCCTGTCGGACCGGCCGGTGGTCGTCCGGCACGCGGCGACGACGGACGGCTACGTCGCCGGCGCGGCTATCGAGCGTGCGACGCTGCCCCTGGTGCGGGCGGAACACCCGGAGTCGGACGCGGAGTACCACTACTTCGACCGGCGGCCCCTCGACGGCTCCGTGTACGACATGGACGCGGCGACGAACGACACCACGCGGATGCTGTCCGACCGGGAGCGTCACGGCGAGAAGCTGCCGTTGGTGGTCCTGCTGGGCACCGGCTCCACGGAGGAGTCGGCAGACGGCCTGGGGCTGTTGGGCGTGTACGGCGCCGAGCGGGTCGTCGTCGACCCGCGGGCCGGCGACGCCGAGGTGGCCGACTCCGTCGAGACGATGGTGAACCCGCCGGCGACGCCGGAGGCGCCGCAGCTGACGACCGGCGCGCTGGCGGCGACGCTGTCGGCGACGGTGAACCCGGACGTGGAGTCGGAGCTGAGCCACCTCCCGGCGATCACCTACTGGGAGGAGCCGCCGACGGCGTTCGCCGACCTGGCGAGCGAGGCCGGCTACGACACGGACCACGTCGCGGACCTCCGGGCGGCGATGGCGTTGGAGGCGTTCTACCAGCGCTACGAGGACAAGCGCGAGCTCGTCGCAGACCTGTTGTTCGGGGACGACGGCGACCTCGCCGGCCACGTTGCAGACCAGTTCCGCGAGCGGCTGGACCGCGAGCTGGAGACCGCCAACGCCAACATCGAGACCCGGGACGGCGGCGACCGGACGCTCCGTGTGTTGGACGCACACGCGTTCGCACACCAGTACGACTTCCCGCCGACGGAGCTGTTGGCCGACGAACTCCGGCGGCGCCACGACGACCCGGTCGTCGTGTTGGGTGACGACGACCTGTACGTCCGGGCGAACGGCGACGTGGACGTGCGCGCCGTCGCCGCGACGGCCGCAGACCAGGTGCCCGACGGCGGCGTGACGGCCGCGGGCGTCCGCGAGGGTCGTATCGAGTACCTCCGCGGCCGGCGGGAGGCCGTGCGAGACGCGGTGTTGTCGGCGGTCGCCGAGACGGCCGACTGA
- a CDS encoding YIP1 family protein, translating to MTTWVENSEGGRARGVRGLARAWFEVVVHPRRFFRNGIAPGDQAPGLVFAVVVALTFAGTRIAAEPGLVPGVFGGRAGSVVVALAAVGLLVAPATLHLAAALQTVFLVTAAVRLRATAAALVRGDGWLRTADRGGVSETVQVIAYAAAPCVAAGVPVLEVQVLVAGYGAYLLVVGLREIHGLSVSRTLAAAAVPGTLVFGYGFGGVAATLSLLGQWYVI from the coding sequence GTGACGACGTGGGTCGAGAACTCGGAGGGCGGGCGGGCACGCGGCGTCCGCGGGCTGGCGCGCGCCTGGTTCGAGGTGGTCGTCCACCCCCGACGGTTCTTCAGGAACGGAATCGCGCCCGGCGACCAAGCGCCGGGGCTCGTGTTCGCCGTCGTAGTGGCGCTGACGTTCGCCGGCACGCGAATCGCGGCGGAGCCGGGGCTCGTGCCGGGCGTGTTCGGTGGTCGTGCTGGCTCTGTGGTCGTGGCGTTGGCCGCGGTTGGACTGCTGGTCGCGCCGGCGACACTCCACCTCGCGGCCGCGCTCCAGACGGTGTTCCTGGTCACGGCGGCCGTTCGGCTGCGGGCGACGGCGGCGGCGTTGGTCCGCGGCGACGGCTGGCTCCGGACGGCCGACCGCGGCGGCGTGAGCGAGACCGTCCAGGTGATCGCGTACGCCGCGGCACCGTGTGTGGCCGCCGGGGTCCCCGTGTTGGAGGTGCAGGTACTCGTGGCGGGGTACGGGGCGTACCTCCTCGTCGTCGGGCTGCGGGAGATCCACGGGCTGTCGGTCTCCCGAACGCTCGCGGCCGCGGCCGTCCCCGGGACGCTCGTGTTCGGCTACGGGTTCGGCGGGGTCGCCGCGACACTGTCGTTGTTGGGACAGTGGTACGTGATCTGA
- a CDS encoding RNA polymerase Rpb4 family protein, with protein sequence MTIFKNTLDEEYLTTSEAKEILEAVEAERAADDDRELRYELARAVEHVNRFALLDGGESRELVDELRELEKVDGSTAIKIADVLPADRTELRSVFANERYAMDGDELDEVLNVVAKYA encoded by the coding sequence ATGACGATCTTCAAGAACACGCTCGACGAGGAGTACCTGACGACCTCGGAGGCGAAGGAGATCTTGGAGGCCGTCGAGGCGGAGCGAGCGGCCGACGACGACCGGGAACTCCGGTACGAGCTCGCGCGGGCCGTCGAGCACGTCAACCGGTTCGCCCTGTTGGACGGGGGGGAGTCCCGGGAGCTCGTCGACGAACTGCGGGAGCTAGAGAAGGTAGACGGCTCGACGGCGATCAAGATTGCCGACGTGTTGCCGGCGGACCGGACGGAGCTGCGGTCCGTGTTCGCCAACGAACGGTACGCGATGGACGGCGACGAGCTCGACGAAGTGTTGAACGTCGTCGCGAAGTACGCCTGA